In one window of Helianthus annuus cultivar XRQ/B chromosome 17, HanXRQr2.0-SUNRISE, whole genome shotgun sequence DNA:
- the LOC110923861 gene encoding uncharacterized protein LOC110923861: MAAVLPGVITQIHQIYNNNAQCNFKTFNSAKPLKFSGSEGATALLQWFESIESTFRHIQCPNERKVDFASSVFQRRALTWWNGIMRDRGVKVAMELTWEEFKDLMKKEFCPRSEIRALENEFYHLKQDSGENRAYTDRFEQLSLLCPTMVTPLDRAIEKYIDGLPNHVQDIVTGSQPATLRETKELAAILTDSQVRKGKLFRQGDKRQDTESVNKNSRKSKAEPSKSSKKRKASKNFAIPAPAPLNSVPFKGFYRGKQPRCNHCNYHHASISPCRQCTLCGLFGHLAVTCRIQNQAAPTQTRPRACFNCGDLNHFKRNCPKLANANGRAFNINEAQTNDQALMII, from the coding sequence ATGGCTGCAGTGCTTCCAGGTGTAATAACCCAGATTCATCAGATATACAACAACAATGCCCAGTGTAATTTCAAGACCTTTAATTCAGCCAAACCGCTAAAATTTTCTGGGTCTGAAGGAGCAACCGCACTCTTACAATGGTTTGAAAGTATAGAAAGCACATTCCGCCATATTCAATGTCCCAatgagcgaaaggtagatttcgctTCGAGTGTCTTTCAAAGGAGAGCACTCActtggtggaatggtattatgagGGATCGAGGTGTTAAGGTAGCAATGGAACTGACGTGGGAAGAATTTAAGGATCTCATGAAGAAGGAATTCTGCCCACGAAGTGAAATAAGGGCACTGGAAAACGAGTTCTATCATCTGAAGCAGGATAGTGGGGAAAACCGTGCCTACACTGACCGATTTGAACAGTTAAGCCTACTTTGCCCCACTATGGTCACACCTTTGGATCGGGCCATTGAGAAATACATCGATGGTTTACCTAACCATGTCCAAGACATCGTCACTGGCAGCCAACCTGCAACGCTCAGGGAGACTAAGGAATTAGCTGCAATCTTGACTGACTCGCAGGTTAGAAAAGGTAAGTTATTTCGACAAGGAGACAAGAGACAAGACACCGAATCAGTTAACAAGAATTCGAGAAAATCAAAGGCCGAACCTTCTAAAAGTTCTAAGAAGCGCAAGGCTTCAAAGAATTTTGCAATTCCTGCACCTGCTCCACTGAACTCAGTACCCTTTAAGGGATTTTATCGTGGGAAGCAACCTCGGTGCAATCATTGCAATTATCATCATGCGTCAATTTCCCCTTGTCGCCAGTGTACACTTTGTGGTTTGTTTGGACATTTAGCTGTGACCTGTCGTATCCAGAATCAAGCAGCCCCTACTCAGACTCGCCCAAgagcatgtttcaattgtggtgacttaaatcatttcaagcgaaactgcCCCAAGCTTGCCAATGCTAATGGACGAgcattcaacatcaatgaggctcAAACCAATGATCAAGCGcttatgatcatttga